In Dehalococcoidia bacterium, the sequence TGGCACCCGTCCCGGTGGCCAATCCAGGAAGAATATTCAATTGAAATCGGGATGCTGAGCGCGTAAGATGTGAGTGGTCAGGAAGATAAATTGGAAGGACGAAATTCAATGAAACAATCCGTAGCCGGGACTCTCGACGATCTAGATTTGGCGCTGATGAGAGAGATGGAGATCAATGCCCGGCAATCTTATTCCGAGCTTGCCGGGAAATTGGGGACAAGCTCCACTACTGTTTTGCGGAGACTGCAACGTCTCCAGGAGCAAGGCATCATTAGATTCGCAACCATAGCGGACGTCGGTGCTCTGGAGTATCGGATCCTGGTTATAATGTGTCTTAACGTTCGCCCCGGCACGGTGGATGACACAGCGCATCGGCTGACTTCTTACACCGCCGTGAAACACGTCTTCATGACCGCCGGCCGATATGACATCATTGTCTGGGCGTATTTTCGAAACTCCAAGGAGTGGCTGAATTTCTTTTCGGACGGCTTGGGTGCCATCCCAGAGGTGACAGAAGTGGAAACCATTGTGGTCCAGAAGCCGATGAAGAACTCGTGGAAGTACTTGGGAGCCGATGATAGGATTTTGGAGCGACCCGACACGAACCGTAATCTCGATGCCGTTGATCTGGCGCTGATCAAAGAACTGGAAATTGAGCCCAGAGAAACGATCAAGGAACTTGCCCGGAGGATTGGTATCAGTGCCAACGGCACAAGCCGCAGGCTGCAGACGCTCATCGATGGAAAAGTCCTCCGGATCGTCAGTATTCCCAATCTACCTGCCCTGGGATACAACGTTAGCGCGACGTTACTGATCAAGATAAATCCCGGAAATATCAATACTGTGGCCAACCAATTGACGGGGCATCAGACTATCAAGAGCGTAGCCATCGTTTCCGGAAGCTTCAACCTCTTCGCGTATGCGGATTTTCGTGATCTTGGGGATATGTATGACTTCATGAGGAATGAGCTGGGAAAAATTCCGGGTGTCATACGCCACGAAAGTATGATTACGTTGAGCATTGCGCAGATGTCGTTCGATTTGGTCAGGAACTCTGATCAAGTGGTTAGAGTTCCACCGGATCAGACATTCTGATGGCTTGGTGTTGTGCGCTCAACCTTTGGTTTGAAGACAACCGATGGCCTCATCTGTTTGTCATAGGAGAAGCCAACCGCCTCGATCCCCTGACCGTATTTAGTCCACATTTCATCGATAGGACCGGCGTCCAGTGCTCTCATGGGACAGGCGGCCACACATATGGGGAGCTTATTCTCTGTCCATCGATCCGCACAGAGATCGCATTTCTGCATTTGGGCGTTCTCCTCGGCGCCGAACTGAGGAGCGTTGAAGAGGCATGCCTCAAAGCACATCCCGCAACTGTCTCTGCCCAGACAGTCCTCTCTATTCACCACCACAATCCCATCTTCCTGTCTCTTGGTAATGGCATTGGCCGGACACACGTCCATGCAGGCCGGAGCGGCACAGTGATGGCAGGAAGTCGATAGAAAGGCCACGAAAACATCGGGGTAGCGCCCCTTCTCAAAGGTTTCCACCTTTCTCCATGATACCGGACCCGCGGGGATATCATGCCAGTCCTTGCAAGCTACCACACAGGTATAACAGCCGGTGCACCGTGTCTGGTCGAAATAGAATGCCAGTTGCATCTTGATTCTCCTCAACTTTCCGATTGGGATCACCCGTCTGGAACGCTCAAAGGCGCGCTCCCATCCGAAATCGATACATCGGTTGACACGATTTGCCTACCGGGCCCCAGGTGGCGTAACGAGTTTGCCCTCCTCAATGAAGGTGTAGGATATCTTGAGGAAGCTTATCTTCCACAGGCCCTGTTCTCTCAGATATTCTTCGTGATACAAGAAACCT encodes:
- a CDS encoding 4Fe-4S dicluster domain-containing protein, which translates into the protein MQLAFYFDQTRCTGCYTCVVACKDWHDIPAGPVSWRKVETFEKGRYPDVFVAFLSTSCHHCAAPACMDVCPANAITKRQEDGIVVVNREDCLGRDSCGMCFEACLFNAPQFGAEENAQMQKCDLCADRWTENKLPICVAACPMRALDAGPIDEMWTKYGQGIEAVGFSYDKQMRPSVVFKPKVERTTPSHQNV
- a CDS encoding Lrp/AsnC family transcriptional regulator, with amino-acid sequence MKQSVAGTLDDLDLALMREMEINARQSYSELAGKLGTSSTTVLRRLQRLQEQGIIRFATIADVGALEYRILVIMCLNVRPGTVDDTAHRLTSYTAVKHVFMTAGRYDIIVWAYFRNSKEWLNFFSDGLGAIPEVTEVETIVVQKPMKNSWKYLGADDRILERPDTNRNLDAVDLALIKELEIEPRETIKELARRIGISANGTSRRLQTLIDGKVLRIVSIPNLPALGYNVSATLLIKINPGNINTVANQLTGHQTIKSVAIVSGSFNLFAYADFRDLGDMYDFMRNELGKIPGVIRHESMITLSIAQMSFDLVRNSDQVVRVPPDQTF